The Xiphophorus couchianus chromosome 14, X_couchianus-1.0, whole genome shotgun sequence genome includes a region encoding these proteins:
- the LOC114156855 gene encoding uncharacterized protein LOC114156855 isoform X3, with protein MVVRRMENFMQITVILLCSHSWICESLTVDVHPGEDITLFCSNISPSPTQTDWFRVVHGTKPSCISSMYGAEGEPSYCDGFHREKFIMSSNKTVFFLQIKQVDLMDSGLYFCGFYVKKHTVIGRATELTIKANRDSKDEGDSDNTKEAEQLMDLMPGILGSLIALLFVAVVVLAVKNRRLERASRLQKERNENVDPDDLNYAALSFQAKAKKSHRSGPQRDLEPHVVYAATR; from the exons ATGGTTGTACGCAGAATGGAGAACTTCATGCAGATAACAGTTATACTTCTCTGCAGCCACA GTTGGATCTGTGAGTCTCTAACTGTGGACGTCCATCCTGGTGAGGACATCACTCTGTTCTGCTCCAACATTTCTCCATCTCCAACCCAGACAGACTGGTTCAGAGTGGTTCATGGAACCAAACCCAGCTGCATCTCCTCCATGTACGGTGCTGAAGGCGAACCTTCATACTGCGATGGATTCCACCGTGAAAAATTTATCATGAGTTCCAACAagacagttttctttcttcaaatcaaacaagTGGACCTGATGGACTCTGGGTTGTATTTCtgtggattttatgtaaagaaacataCAGTTATTGGCAGAGCAACAGAGTTAACCATTAAAG CTAACAGAGACTCCAAAGACGAGGGGGATTCTGATAATACAA aaGAAGCGGAGCAACTGATGGACCTGATGCCTGGGATTTTAGGTTCTCTGATTGCTCTTCTCTTTGTAGCAGTCGTTGTTCTGGCTGTTAAAAACAGGAGACTTGAGAGAG CTTCAAggctgcagaaagaaagaaacgag AATGTGGATCCAGACGATTTGAACTATGCAGCTCTGAGTTTCCAAGCAAAGGCCAAAAAGAGCCACAGGTCTGGACCTCAGAGGGACCTGGAGCCACATGTTGTGTACGCTGCCACCCGATAG
- the LOC114157802 gene encoding TRAF-interacting protein with FHA domain-containing protein A-like, with protein MTNVSQTMETEEDLLTLLHIKFYHPQQHCKGLYDSLPLGTRSRCSADDPLRLGRDAQACTYSLADPKVSRKQLALNAYRTPKSPDMLFSIQNLSQRGRLSVNGSSLGYLERMDLPDKTLIRFLEYEMVIIRESGEAKTSFEVDMEVLTVPPSRETCTCVPGRAPVMDTGMVNQNTAGLRELGPLETDETLIYYK; from the coding sequence ATGACGAACGTGTCTCAGACAATGGAGACAGAGGAGGACCTCCTCACTTTACTCCACATCAAGTTTTACCACCCTCAGCAACACTGTAAAGGTCTCTATGACTCGCTTCCCTTGGGGACCAGGAGCAGATGCTCTGCCGATGATCCTCTCAGGCTGGGCCGTGACGCCCAGGCCTGCACCTACTCTCTGGCTGACCCCAAGGTGTCCCGCAAACAGCTGGCCCTAAACGCCTACCGTACACCCAAGAGCCCGGACATGCTGTTCTCCATCCAGAACCTGAGCCAGAGAGGGCGGCTGTCAGTGAACGGATCGTCGCTGGGCTACCTGGAGAGAATGGACCTTCCAGACAAGACTCTGATCCGGTTCTTAGAGTATGAGATGGTCATTATTCGGGAGTCTGGAGAGGCAAAGACCAGTTTTGAGGTGGACATGGAGGTGCTGACTGTGCCTCCCTCCAGGGAGACGTGCACCTGTGTGCCTGGAAGGGCACCAGTCATGGACACGGGTATGGTGAACCAAAACACGGCTGGACTAAGAGAACTTGGACCTCTGGAAACTGATGAGACACTCATCTATTATAAATGA
- the LOC114157799 gene encoding RNA-binding protein 4B-like, with translation MVKIFVGNLPQEATEDEIKELFEEYGMVTECAIIKNFAFVHMDDRKAATKAIRTLHQHKLHGTAINVEASHGKNQGPVKLHVANVEKGADDELRALFEEYGTVTECAVVKNFAFVHMPNYDEAMDAMKELDNSEFQDKHIHVQVSKSRPRYEECEDYPPPPPDRGGYWPPHYPGERPEPPPPGYLRARPMPPGYPGPPLPPPPPRRSVYLERPYDSERERYSVVDYYEKYRARQYARSPYEEHRAIPPPPPPSSIVRDRPLTSPLNPYERRPLPPPPPPTPSSYYARDRSPIRRAPNAPLPPPPSNGYAYERSRLSPVSRAPAYGVPRAMDPYAGRLPPPPARYAY, from the exons ATGGTGAAGATTTTTGTGGGGAACCTTCCTCAAGAAGCTACCGAGGATGAGATCAAGGAGCTCTTTGAGGAGTACGGCATGGTCACTGAATGCGCCATCATCAAGAACTTTGCCTTTGTCCATATGGATGACCGTAAGGCTGCCACCAAAGCCATCAGGACCCTTCATCAGCACAAGCTCCACGGCACAGCGATCAACGTCGAGGCCAGCCACGGGAAGAACCAGGGCCCCGTGAAACTGCATGTAGCCAATGTAGAAAAAGGAGCTGATGACGAACTCCGTGCTCTGTTTGAAGAGTACGGTACGGTCACAGAGTGTGCTGTTGTCAAGAATTTTGCTTTTGTGCACATGCCTAACTATGATGAGGCCATGGATGCTATGAAAGAACTGGATAACTCTGAGTTTCAAg acaAACACATCCACGTTCAGGTTTCTAAGAGTCGACCGAGGTATGAAGAATGTGAAGACTACCCACCTCCTCCCCCAGACAGGGGAGGCTACTGGCCTCCACACTATCCAGGAGAGCGGCCTGAGCCTCCCCCACCGGGCTACCTGAGGGCTCGCCCCATGCCCCCTGGTTACCCAGGTCCTCCTCTGCCACCCCCTCCCCCCAGGCGGTCAGTTTATTTAGAGCGACCCTATGACAGCGAAAGGGAGCGATACAGCGTAGTAGATTACTACGAGAAGTACCGAGCTCGTCAGTATGCCAGATCTCCCTATGAAGAGCATCGTGCTATACCCCCACCTCCTCCGCCCTCTTCTATCGTTCGAGACCGCCCTCTGACCTCACCGCTTAATCCATATGAGCGTCGACCCCTCCCTCCACCCCCTCCGCCTACCCCCTCATCGTACTACGCCCGAGATCGCAGCCCAATCAGGAGGGCTCCTAACGCACCGTTGCCCCCTCCGCCCAGTAACGGCTATGCTTATGAGCGCTCTCGACTCTCTCCTGTTTCCCGGGCCCCTGCATATGGCGTTCCACGCGCAATGGACCCCTATGCAGGCAGGCTACCTCCGCCACCTGCACGTTATGCATATTGA
- the LOC114156855 gene encoding uncharacterized protein LOC114156855 isoform X1, translating to MVVRRMENFMQITVILLCSHSKYDIKSSSTWTPFKLCSLTLSVFHSCLFTFVILELNLFVSGWICESLTVDVHPGEDITLFCSNISPSPTQTDWFRVVHGTKPSCISSMYGAEGEPSYCDGFHREKFIMSSNKTVFFLQIKQVDLMDSGLYFCGFYVKKHTVIGRATELTIKANRDSKDEGDSDNTKEAEQLMDLMPGILGSLIALLFVAVVVLAVKNRRLERASRLQKERNENVDPDDLNYAALSFQAKAKKSHRSGPQRDLEPHVVYAATR from the exons ATGGTTGTACGCAGAATGGAGAACTTCATGCAGATAACAGTTATACTTCTCTGCAGCCACAGTAAGTATGATATTAAATCATCTTCAACATGGACTCCATTTAAACTGTGTTCTTTAACTTTATCAGTCTTCCATTCTTGCTTATTTACTTTTGTCATCTTAGAGTTGAATCTGTTTGTTTCAGGTTGGATCTGTGAGTCTCTAACTGTGGACGTCCATCCTGGTGAGGACATCACTCTGTTCTGCTCCAACATTTCTCCATCTCCAACCCAGACAGACTGGTTCAGAGTGGTTCATGGAACCAAACCCAGCTGCATCTCCTCCATGTACGGTGCTGAAGGCGAACCTTCATACTGCGATGGATTCCACCGTGAAAAATTTATCATGAGTTCCAACAagacagttttctttcttcaaatcaaacaagTGGACCTGATGGACTCTGGGTTGTATTTCtgtggattttatgtaaagaaacataCAGTTATTGGCAGAGCAACAGAGTTAACCATTAAAG CTAACAGAGACTCCAAAGACGAGGGGGATTCTGATAATACAA aaGAAGCGGAGCAACTGATGGACCTGATGCCTGGGATTTTAGGTTCTCTGATTGCTCTTCTCTTTGTAGCAGTCGTTGTTCTGGCTGTTAAAAACAGGAGACTTGAGAGAG CTTCAAggctgcagaaagaaagaaacgag AATGTGGATCCAGACGATTTGAACTATGCAGCTCTGAGTTTCCAAGCAAAGGCCAAAAAGAGCCACAGGTCTGGACCTCAGAGGGACCTGGAGCCACATGTTGTGTACGCTGCCACCCGATAG
- the LOC114157801 gene encoding RNA-binding protein 4.1-like encodes MVKIFVGNLPREATEDEIKELFEEHGTVTECAIIKNFAFVHMDDRKAATKAIRTLHQHKLHGTAINVEASHGKNQGPVKLHVANVEKGADDELRALFEEYGTVTECAVVKNFAFVHMPNYDEAMDAIKGLDNSEFQDKRIHVQVSKSRPRYEECEDYPPPPPDRGGYWPPHYPGERPEPPPPGYLRARPMPPGYPGPPLPPPPPRRAAYPERSYDSEREGYSVVDYYEKYRARPYAMSPYEEHRAIPPPPPPPPSSVVRDRLMTSPLNPYERRPLPPPPPPPPSSYYARDRSPIRRAPNAPLPPPPSNGYAYDRSPYTVPRARDPYADRLPPPPPARYAY; translated from the exons ATGGTGAAGATTTTTGTGGGGAACCTTCCCCGAGAAGCTACCGAGGATGAGATCAAGGAGCTCTTTGAGGAGCACGGCACGGTCACTGAATGCGCCATCATCAAGAACTTTGCCTTTGTCCATATGGATGACCGTAAGGCTGCCACCAAAGCCATCAGGACCCTTCATCAGCACAAGCTCCACGGCACAGCGATCAACGTCGAGGCCAGCCACGGGAAGAACCAGGGCCCCGTGAAACTGCATGTAGCCAATGTAGAAAAAGGAGCTGATGACGAACTCCGTGCTCTGTTTGAAGAGTACGGTACGGTCACAGAGTGTGCTGTTGTCAAGAATTTTGCTTTTGTGCACATGCCCAACTATGATGAGGCCATGGATGCTATCAAAGGGCTTGATAACTCTGAGTTTCAAG acaaACGCATCCACGTTCAGGTTTCTAAGAGTCGACCGAGGTATGAAGAATGTGAAGACTACCCACCTCCTCCCCCAGACAGGGGAGGCTACTGGCCTCCACACTATCCAGGAGAGCGGCCTGAGCCTCCCCCACCGGGCTACCTGAGGGCTCGCCCCATGCCCCCTGGTTACCCAGGTCCTCCTCTGCCACCCCCTCCCCCGAGGCGGGCGGCTTATCCTGAGCGATCCTATGACAGCGAAAGGGAGGGATACAGTGTAGTAGATTACTACGAGAAGTACCGAGCTCGTCCGTACGCCATGTCTCCCTATGAAGAGCATCGTGCTATACCCCCACCTCCTCCGCCTCCGCCCTCTTCTGTCGTTCGAGACCGCCTTATGACCTCACCGCTTAATCCATATGAGCGTCGgcccctccctcctccccctccgCCTCCCCCCTCATCGTACTACGCCCGAGATCGCAGCCCAATCCGGAGGGCTCCTAACGCACCGTTGCCCCCTCCGCCCAGTAACGGCTATGCCTACGATCGCTCTCCATACACAGTTCCACGTGCAAGGGACCCCTATGCGGACCGGCTGCCTCCGCCACCACCTGCACGCTACGCATACTAA
- the LOC114156847 gene encoding uncharacterized protein LOC114156847 yields the protein MTSQTLALYSATLLVVTMAHSTDLTQTSLHVYSVDVGSNVVLQCLCQDYSAVMFYWYKQILGQEPKLMCTFYKHTNTAIFKEEFNNSRFSLDTGNYRNVVLKISDVKISDAATFHCVQNNLNDYEFCEGTTLIVKGSGPTIETLVRQSESENIEQGDSESLKCAVQTGSCGGQHGVYWFRNSEESHPGLIYTQGGRSDPSTQTHTCVYNLPMKVPNETYCAVASCGEILFGNRTKLDSEGEAVSLVLVYLLSGALTFTTLLAAALAVSVFKMSKRQHADSTEISSTSASPRMQDSQDGENLQYASVSHQKMNISRTRADGTFTECVYSSVKR from the exons ATGACTTCTCAAACCTTAGCTTTGTACTCAGCAACTCTGCTTGTGGTGACTATGG CTCATTCGACAGACTTGACACAGACATCGCTACATGTTTACTCAGTGGATGTTGGAAGCAACGTTGTTTTGCAATGCCTCTGCCAAGATTACTCAGCGGTGATGTTTTACTGGTACAAACAAATTCTGGGACAGGAACCGAAGCTCATGTGTACATTCTACAAACATACCAACACTGCAATCTTTAAGGAGGAGTTCAACAACTCTCGTTTCTCGCTGGACACTGGAAATTACAGGAATGTTGTGCTGAAGATATCAGATGTGAAGATTTCAGATGCTGCGACTTTCCACTGTGTCCAGAACAATTTAAATGACTATGAATTTTGTGAAGGAACTACGCTCATAGTAAAAGGTTCGGGTCCTACTATCGAGACTTTGGTCCGTCAGTCAGAATCTGAGAACATCGAGCAAGGAGACTCTGAGAGTCTGAAATGTGCGGTACAAACTGGGAGCTGTGGTGGACAACACGGTGTTTACTGGTTCAGAAACTCTGAAGAATCCCATCCTGGACTCATTTACACTCAGGGGGGCAGGAGTGATCccagcacacagacacacacctgtgtGTACAACCTGCCCATGAAGGTCCCAAATGAGACGTACTGTGCTGTTGCCTCCTGTGGAGAAATACTGTTTGGAAACAGAACCAAGCTGGACTCTGAAG gtgaAGCTGTCTCTCTTGTCTTGGTTTATCTCCTGAGTGGAGCTTTGACATTCACCACCCTGCTGGCAGCTGCACTGGCTGTCTCAGTCTTCAAAATGAGCAAAAGGCAGCATGCAG ATTCCACTGAAATATCTTCAACATCTGCTTCCCCAAGAATGCAG GATTCCCAAGATGGAGAAAACCTCCAATATGCTTCTGTAAGTCATCAAAAGATGAACATATCAAGAACAAGAGCGGACGGCACGTTCACAGAATGCGTCTATTCCAGTGTGAAGCGCTAG
- the LOC114157800 gene encoding V-set and immunoglobulin domain-containing protein 2-like encodes MTPSGSVFCLVVVLLWRKVELNYLRKSYIHQERSFVSAEVGSSVTLQCSYGTEAARYYWYKQSLGQKLQIISISYKFAESGTFHDEFKDNPRFSVENIDGKSQLSISDLKPSDTGTYFCASGISFVFEFGEGATVSVKNPVLENTAWVRQSESGAVQTGSSVTLNCTVQTGSCGGEHSVYWFRHSGESHPGLIYTHRGNSNECEKSQNTQTHTCMYDLPIKNLSKSHAGTYYCAVASCGQVLFGNGTKLDLESEAVSLSLVYFLSAALIFTVILSVLLAFTLHKMHKRNCCQTSEFNGRLLCQPATSTEVHQDAGDLHYAAVNANQLSRSRRHRKSSECVYSAMTQ; translated from the exons ATGACACCTTCAGGCTCTGTTTTCTGTCTCGTGGTCGTCCTCTTATGGAGAAAAG TTGAGCTGAATTATTTGAGAAAATCATATATTCATCAAGAGAGGAGCTTCGTGTCAGCTGAAGTTGGCAGCAGCGTGACTCTGCAATGTTCTTATGGAACTGAAGCTGCGAGGTATTACTGGTACAAGCAATCTCTGGGACAGAAGCTGCAGATAATCTCTATCAGTTATAAATTTGCTGAAAGTGGCACTTTTCATGACGAGTTCAAGGACAACCCACGCTTCAGCGTGGAAAACATCGATGGGAAAAGTCAGTTAAGTATTTCTGACTTAAAACCATCAGACACAGGAACTTACTTTTGTGCAAGTGGcatttcatttgtgtttgaGTTTGGGGAGGGTGCTACGGTCAGTGTGAAGAATCCGGTTCTGGAAAACACAGCTTGGGTCCGTCAGTCGGAATCTGGAGCCGTCCAGACGGGAAGCTCTGTGACTCTGAACTGTACAGTCCAAACTGGGAGCTGTGGTGGAGAACACAGTGTTTACTGGTTCAGACACTCTGGAGAATCTCATCCAGGACTCATTTACACCCACCGAGGAAACAGCAATGAGTGTGAGAAAAGTcagaacacacaaacacacacctgcatgtACGATCTGCCTATAAAGAACCTGAGTAAGTCTCACGCTGGGACTTATTACTGTGCTGTTGCTTCATGTGGACAAGTTTTGTTTGGAAACGGGACGAAGCTGGACTTGGAAA GTGAGGCCGTCTCTTTGTCCTTGGTTTATTTCTTAAGTGCAGCTTTGATTTTCACCGTCATCCTGAGTGTGTTACTGGCCTTCACACTGCACAAGATGCACAAGAGAAACTGCTGCCAAACTTCAG AGTTTAATGGAAGACTTTTATGTCAACCAGCAACAAGCACAGAG GTTCACCAAGATGCAGGCGACCTCCATTACGCTGCTGTAAATGCCAACCAGCTCAGCAGATCAAGGAGACACAGGAAGAGCTCAGAGTGTGTGTACTCAGCTATGACGCAGTAG
- the LOC114156855 gene encoding uncharacterized protein LOC114156855 isoform X2, which yields MVVRRMENFMQITVILLCSHSKYDIKSSSTWTPFKLCSLTLSVFHSCLFTFVILELNLFVSGWICESLTVDVHPGEDITLFCSNISPSPTQTDWFRVVHGTKPSCISSMYGAEGEPSYCDGFHREKFIMSSNKTVFFLQIKQVDLMDSGLYFCGFYVKKHTVIGRATELTIKANRDSKDEGDSDNTTVVVLAVKNRRLERASRLQKERNENVDPDDLNYAALSFQAKAKKSHRSGPQRDLEPHVVYAATR from the exons ATGGTTGTACGCAGAATGGAGAACTTCATGCAGATAACAGTTATACTTCTCTGCAGCCACAGTAAGTATGATATTAAATCATCTTCAACATGGACTCCATTTAAACTGTGTTCTTTAACTTTATCAGTCTTCCATTCTTGCTTATTTACTTTTGTCATCTTAGAGTTGAATCTGTTTGTTTCAGGTTGGATCTGTGAGTCTCTAACTGTGGACGTCCATCCTGGTGAGGACATCACTCTGTTCTGCTCCAACATTTCTCCATCTCCAACCCAGACAGACTGGTTCAGAGTGGTTCATGGAACCAAACCCAGCTGCATCTCCTCCATGTACGGTGCTGAAGGCGAACCTTCATACTGCGATGGATTCCACCGTGAAAAATTTATCATGAGTTCCAACAagacagttttctttcttcaaatcaaacaagTGGACCTGATGGACTCTGGGTTGTATTTCtgtggattttatgtaaagaaacataCAGTTATTGGCAGAGCAACAGAGTTAACCATTAAAG CTAACAGAGACTCCAAAGACGAGGGGGATTCTGATAATACAA CAGTCGTTGTTCTGGCTGTTAAAAACAGGAGACTTGAGAGAG CTTCAAggctgcagaaagaaagaaacgag AATGTGGATCCAGACGATTTGAACTATGCAGCTCTGAGTTTCCAAGCAAAGGCCAAAAAGAGCCACAGGTCTGGACCTCAGAGGGACCTGGAGCCACATGTTGTGTACGCTGCCACCCGATAG
- the LOC114157803 gene encoding TRAF-interacting protein with FHA domain-containing protein A-like, translating into MTNVSQTMETEEDLLTLLHIKFYHPQQHCKGLYNSLPLGTRSRCSADDPLRLGRDAQACTYSLVDHKVSRKQLALNAYRTPKSPDMLFSIQNLSQRGRLSVNGSSLGYLERMDLPDKTLIRFLEYEMVIIRESGEAKTSFEVDMEVLTVPPSRETCTCVPGRAPVMDTGMVNQNTALPQETEETLVCYSN; encoded by the coding sequence ATGACGAACGTGTCTCAGACAATGGAGACAGAGGAGGACCTCCTCACTTTACTCCACATCAAGTTTTACCACCCTCAGCAACACTGTAAAGGTCTCTACAACTCGCTTCCCTTGGGGACCAGGAGCAGATGCTCTGCCGATGATCCTCTCAGGCTGGGCCGTGACGCCCAGGCCTGCACCTACTCTCTGGTCGACCACAAGGTGTCCCGCAAACAGCTGGCCCTAAACGCCTACCGTACACCCAAGAGCCCGGACATGCTGTTCTCCATCCAGAACCTGAGCCAGAGAGGGCGGCTGTCAGTGAACGGATCGTCGCTGGGCTACCTGGAGAGAATGGACCTTCCAGACAAGACTCTGATCCGGTTCTTAGAGTATGAGATGGTCATTATTCGGGAGTCTGGAGAGGCAAAGACCAGTTTTGAGGTGGACATGGAGGTGCTGACTGTGCCTCCCTCCAGGGAGACGTGCACCTGTGTGCCTGGAAGGGCACCAGTCATGGACACGGGTATGGTGAACCAAAACACGGCCTTGCCTCAAGAGACTGAAGAGACACTCGTCTGTTACTCTAACTGA
- the LOC114157842 gene encoding uncharacterized protein LOC114157842: protein MPVQTDKPVERSAMSGALNYFEEEEEAPKMAVFFLKVLLLSSLCEAEFSEISQPVSVQTLKLSESAAIECNTKSAALNRVWYKLTAGRRLQPIATVDIRNNRSVVAGEFENRFSVEFDGISNRLRISATSWDDVGTYFCGEMHRDKVQFGSGTFLFLKGTNLSSDSVVQQPETRSVQPGDSVTVSCTVQAGQCSAGHTAVMWLKNLHASPPDIIYSSGDKTSSCKRAGSGETCVHKLFLKNIDSDDAGTYHCVVTACGHVLLGKGTRIIHNDVTSQSIFTVDPDAAIFISSIILTICALSVYLGSLIWIIEETNCCFGT from the exons ATGCCGGTACAAACCGATAAACCTGTGGAACGGTCGGCCATGTCAGGAGCTCTGAACTACtttgaggaagaagaagaagcaccAAAGATGGCTGTGTTCTTTCTGAAGGTGCTGCTGCTCTCCTCGTTGT GTGAAGCCGAGTTCAGTGAAATCTCTCAGCCCGTTTCCGTTCAGACGCTGAAGCTCAGCGAGTCGGCCGCCATCGAATGCAACACGAAGAGCGCAGCTCTGAACAGAGTGTGGTACAAACTGACGGCAGGAAGAAGACTGCAGCCCATCGCAACAGTTGATATTCGGAACAACCGGAGCGTAGTTGCTGGTGAATTTGAAAACCGTTTCTCAGTTGAGTTTGACGGCATCAGCAATCGCCTGAGGATATCAGCAACTTCCTGGGACGACGTTGGAACATACTTCTGTGGAGAGATGCACCGGGATAAGGTTCAGTTTGGATCAGGAACCTTTCTGTTTCTTAAAGGTACTAAT CTGAGCAGCGACTCTGTTGTCCAGCAGCCAGAGACCCGCTCAGTTCAGCCAGGAGATTCGGTGACCGTCAGCTGCACCGTTCAGGCTGGTCAGTGCTCAGCAGGACACACTGCAGTCATGTGGCTGAAAAACCTTCACGCCTCTCCTCCAGACATAATTTACTCATCTGGGGATAAAACCAGCAGCTGTAAGAGGGCAGGAAGCGGAGAAACGTGCGTGCACAAGCTCTTCCTGAAGAACATCGACTCTGATGACGCAGGAACGTACCACTGTGTTGTGACTGCGTGTGGACACGTGCTGCTGGGAAAAGGAACCAGGATTATTCACA atgatgtaaCGTCTCAAAGCATTTTTACGGTCGACCCCGACGCTGCGATATTCATCTCCTCCATCATCCTCACCATCTGCGCCCTGAGTGTTTATCTGGGATCCTTAATCTGGATCATCGAGGAGACAAACTGCTGCTTTGGTACCTGA